The genomic window GAGAGGCCGAGAAGACCTGCAAGCGAGCGCTGATGTCCGGTGTCGATCCAGACATAAGTGCTCATGCCAGCCTTGAGCTTCTTTACGGCGGCATCATGAGTGTCGAAATAAATCCGGACGGGAACACGCTGCACGACCTTGACGAAGTTCCCGGTCGAATTCTGCGGCGGCAGAATAGCGAACTGTGCGCCAGTTCCGGGGCTTAACGATCCTACTGTTCCTTTGAAAGTATGATCGGGAAACGCATCCACTGATAGCGTGACTGGCTGGCCTTTCGCCACGTAAGTGAGATCCGACTCCTTCAAATTCGCGTCAACCCACGGTGCGGCGTCATCGATCACGCTGAACACCGGTGTACCAGCAGCGACAAAACGTCCGAGCTGAATCTGATCAACTTGTGTTGCGGTCCCGCTCATCGGCGCGCGCAAAACTGTGTGATTGAGATTGCGCTGGGCCTGATCGAGTGCGGCTTGCGCCTGTGCGTAAGGCGGGAATTTCGCCAACGGCAGATCGGGATCGCCGAGCAACTGGTTTTTCGAATTGGCAGACTGCTGCTGCAGCAATTCGAGTTGAGCGCGCGCCAGGACGAGATTGGTCGTGGCGGTATCGAGGTCGAGCTGCGACCCGGCGCTGCTCCTTACGAGTGTGGCTTTGCGATCGACGTCGCGCTGCTTCAGTTCGACGCCCTGCTGCGCAAGCTCGAGCATCTGCGTGTAGGATTTGTAGTTGGATTTCAGGTTGTCGTAGTTCGTCTTGGCCTGCTCAAGGGTGGCCTTGGCCTGTTCTAACGCGAAGCGGAACGGGACAGGGTCGATTTCGAACAGCACATCATTCACGTTAACGTGCTGGCCTTCCTTGACCACGACCTTCTCGATCTTGCCGGAGATATCCGGTGTGATCAGCACCTTCTGTGCGCCGACATAGGCGTCATCGGTGCTCGCATAACGGCCGCCTGATAAATAAAACGCGACACCGCCGACCACGGCAATCAAGGGGACGACGACGAGCAGCAGCGTGCGCCGCCGTTCGCGCATGACCTGACGCCAGCCTTTGCGATGGCCGCGCCCAGGTTCTTGGTCCTGCGCTTTCTGTTCGGCGGGAAATTTGACGACTTGGTCAGCCATAACGCTGGTCCTTCGATTTACTGTCGGCGCTCTGCAATGCATCGCGCACGTTATTCTTGATGACTTCGAGTTGGCGCACGAGATCGCTCGCCTGTTCGTCGCTCAGATGGCTCAATGCGGTTTCGGTGATGTCCGCGCGCAGCTCGCTCAGCTTTTCCAGCAAGGGTCGTGCAGCGGGACGAAGGTAAAGGCGGTTGACGCGGCGGTCCTTGGCATCCTCGCGCCGCTCAATGAGATCGTTCTCACACAGCCGGTCGATGAGGCGCGTCAGCGTGATCGGCTGAACATCCAGCAACTCCGCGAGCTCGGACTGCTTCAGGCCTTCGGTGCGCTCCAGTTTGGCCAGCACGCCCCATTGGGCTTTGGTGATGCCATAAGGCGCGGCTTGCTTCTCGGCGAGGAGCCGAAGGAGCCGCTGCGTCTCGAACAGCACGAACAGGAAATCGGTGGGACTTTTGGGCACAATCGCCTCTCAGTAAGCTTTGGCTATAATAAGTAAGGCTTACTAATTTCCGAGGCGATGAATCCAGATATGAGACCTGCGGATAGCGCATGACCGCAGGAAAGCGACGATCTTTCAGATGGTTACGGAACGATTACGCCCACTCGACGCCGGACTCGGCCGCCAGATCGATGCTGCTGGTGCGGCCGATCTTGTCGAAGTGGTTGTCGAGGAACCTTTTTGCGGCCCGGATGCCCGCCCGGTGCAGAAGCTCGAAGAATTCGTAGTCAGTCTTCAATTTGCTGGATGCCGCGAGGCGCGTGCTGAGGCCGGCGAGATCGATACGGTGGATGTTCAGACGACGGTATTGGTCCTTGCCGGTGCCGCGCGGCAGCCGTCCATCGTCGATCAGCTGATTGACGAAATCCATCGTGCGCAATTCGGAGATCAGTGCCGAGTTGAAGGTGATTTCATTCAGGCGATTGATGATCTCGGCGGATGTGCGCGGCGTGATGTTGCGAGAGACTGGGTTGATCTGGATAACGAGCACATCCTCCGCTTCTGTTGTCTGTAGGAATGGGAAGATGGCGGGATTGCCCATATAGCCGCCATCCCAGTAAGGCACGCCGTCGATCTCCACGGCACGAAACAGGAAAGGCAGTGCCGCCGACGCCATCACCACATCGGCGGTGATTTTATCGCCTGCGAAGATGCGCAGGCGTCCGGTATGAACGTTGGTCGTTGAAATATAAAGCGCGAGATCGGTGTTGTTGCGAAGCGCTTCAAAATCCACGAAGCGCTCGATCAGATCATTCAGCGGGTTGATGTTAAGCGGGTTGAGTTCATAAGGCGAGAAATAGCGCGCCATAGTTTCGAACCAGTTCTGCACCGGCGTTGCCGCGAAAGGCATCATCGAGAACAAGCGGTCGGTCAGCGCGCGTTGAACCGGCGGCAGATCGCCCCCCGCGCTTGCCGCGCGCCAGAAATCGGCGAGGCGCTTGCGGGCTTCTTCTGGTCCGCCGCGCGTCAGGCCATCGGCAACCATCACGGCGTTGACGGCACCGGCTGAGGCGCCGGAAATTCCTGTTATTTCCAGGCGGCCATCGGCGAGCAGTTGATCGAGCACGCCCCATGTAAAGGCGCCGTGAGCGCCGCCGCCTTGGAGGGCGAGATTGATTTTCTTGGCTGCGCTGGTTTTGCGTGCGCTGCTAAAATTCCAAGGTGAGAGATTATCGAGGTAGGATTTGAGCGTGGTCGCCATGGCGGATGATCTCTCTGGATGGCGGAAGTCGGGTTCAGCGGGCGTCAGACCTGTAGAATTTGCGGTGGATGATTTGGGAGTTTGTGATGCAATGCAACAGGAATTGCTGCGTTGCAAAAATTTCATATTGGAAAGATGCTGCGAAAATATGAGCGGAATCACGCCAACCGCACTACATGTTTAATGATGGAACAGACGAAGCCCGTTTTTCCCGCACCAGATCATGATCACGGCCGCTGCGCCGCGGATGCGATTTCGCATGCCGAGCGCGTTTGCGTTGGCCGCGGACAGAAATTTACGCCCATCAGGCGGAAGGTGTTGGGCGCGCTGCTTTCGAGCCACCGTCCGCTTGGTGCTTATGAGGTGATCGACGAACTTGCAAAGACGATGCCGCGTCCTGCGCCCATCACGGTCTATCGCGCCCTCGATTTTTTGATGGAAAACGGGTTGGTCCATCGGATCGAGAGCCGTAACGCCTTTCTCGCCTGTGCTCACAATCATGATGAGACAACGATGGTGGCGTTTCTGATTTGCGAAATTTGTGGTTCGGTCGGTGAGATCCCGGCTACGCCGCTGGCGCAGAGTTTCAATGAAGCCGCGCGCGGTACCGGCTTCTCGCCGAAATTGTCGGTGGTCGAAATCACCGGTTTCTGCGCTCATTGTCAGAAATCTGCTTAATCAAGAACAACACGGCGGGAAGCCGGGCGCGGGGGGCCATGCCATCGGATAAATTGACGACCGCAAAGGCGCGCCCGCTGAGTGCAACAGCGATTGCCCTGATGGTGATGCTGTGTCTGAGCTGGGGCTTCAATCAGATTTCGGTCAAGGTCGCGCTCCCTGACATTCCGCCGCTGACGCAAGCAACGCTGCGCTCCATCGGCGGCCTGGCTGTGATCATGCTCATTGCCTGGTTGCGTGGCGTGCCGATGTTCACGCGCGACGGCACGCTGCGGCCCGGCTTGATCGCAGGCCTGTTCTTCGGCCTGGAATTCATCCTGATCTATCGCGGTCTTGTCTACACCAGTGCGTCGCGCGCGGTGGTGTTTCTCTACGTGGCGCCGTTTGTGGTGGCACTCGGATCGCGTCGCTTCCTTGGCGAACGTTTGAGTTCCCTGCAGTGGAGCGGGTTGGCCTTGTCGTTCGCCGGAGTCGCGTTGGCGATCGGCGTGCCGCAGGCCTCGGTCGACGCCACTGTGATCATGGGCGACATCATGGTGATGGTTGGGGGTGTTCTTTGGGCGGCGACCACGCTGACAGCCAAAGGGACGGCCCTGATCAAGGCTCCGGCGGAAAAATCACTCGCCTATCAGGTCGCGGTGTCGATTCCGATTCTGGCCCTTGGCGCGCTGCTGTCGGGCGAAAAGATCACCCATATGCCGGGAATTATCGCCTGGGCATCGATGATCTATCAGACCTTCTGGGTGGTCGGGATCACGTTCCTGATCTGGTTTTTCCTGATAAAGACCTATTCCGCGAGCAAATTGTCGTCATTTACCTTCATGACCCCTCTTTTCGGCGTGATTGGGGGATATTTCGTTATGCATGACACCCTCACATTAGCCTTTGCGGGGGCTGCCCTTCTGGTCATGGCGGGCCTATATCTGGTAAATCGCCCCCATGAAGCGGCCGGCGACCCGCTGCTCCCCGTCACCAAAACCTGATATTTGAGCCCCAAAAAGGGACCCTGAAGTGAGCGATCTTAAAGAACGGACCAAGACCATCGAGGCAGGCCCCAAGGGGCGCCATCAAACGGTTCAGGTAGTTGTCGGCAATGTCAAAGTCGGTGGCGGTGCGCCCATCGTCGTGCAGTCGATGACCAACACCGACACTGCCGATGTGGACAGCACGGTGACACAGGTCGCAGCCCTTGCGCGCGCCGGTTCCGAAATGGTCCGCATTACCGTAGACCGCGACGAAGCTGCCGCCGCCGTTCCCCACATCCGCGAGAAGCTCGACAAGCTTGGCGTCGATGTGCCGTTGATCGGCGACTTCCACTACATCGGTCACAAGCTGCTGGCCGAATATCCGGATTGCGCCGTGGCGCTGGCCAAGTACCGCATCAATCCAGGCAACGTCGGCTTCAAGAACAAACGCGATAGCCAGTTCACCGACATCGTCGAGATCGCGATCAAGAACAACAAGGCCATTCGCATCGGCGCGAACTGGGGTTCGCTCGATCAGGAATTGCTGACGCGGCTGATGGAAGAGAACGCCAAATCGCCGAATCCCGTGGATGCCCGAGCGGTGACGCGTGAGGCCATGGTGCAGTCGGCGCTGCTGTCGGCGGCGCGGGCCGAGGAGATCGGCCTGCCGAAGAACAAAATGATCCTCTCGGCCAAGGTGTCGAACGTGCAGGATCTGATCGCGGTCTATCGCGAACTCGCTTCGCGGTCCGACTACGCGATCCATCTCGGTCTCACCGAAGCCGGTATGGGCTCAAAGGGTATCGTGGCGTCGTCAGCCGCGCTCGGCATCCTGCTGCAGGATGGCATTGGCGACACCATCCGCGTTTCGTTGACGCCAGAGCCGGGCGGCGATCGCACCCTCGAGGTGAAGGTCGGTCAGGAAATTCTCCAGACCATGGGCTTCCGCACCTTCGTGCCGCTGGTCGCCGCGTGCCCCGGCTGCGGTCGGACGACGTCGACCGTGTTCCAGGAGCTTGCACGGGACATCCAGGATTTCATCCGCGACGAAATGCCGACGTGGAAGACGCGCTACCCCGGCGTCGAGCAGCTGAACGTCGCGGTGATGGGTTGCATCGTCAACGGCCCGGGCGAATCCAAGCACGCCAACATCGGCATCTCGCTGCCGGGCACTGGTGAAACACCGGCCGCGCCGGTCTTCGTGGATGGCCAGAAATTCCGTACGCTGCGCGGTCCGACCATCGCGGCCGACTTTAAGGCGCTGGTGATCGACTATATCGATCAGCGCTATGGCAAGGGCGCTGCGGCACCAGTGAGCGCCGTAACGGCCGCGGAATAAGCAGTTAGATCATCCAATCTGAAAAACGCGACGCGAAGGCGCCGCGTTTTTGTTTGTGCCCTCAGAGCGGCGTCGATTTCTCACGGTTGTCGACAACGGCTTCTTCGAGATCGAGGTCGCGCTCGATGCGGCGGCGTACTTCGTCGGTGATCTTGCCGTCACGCAGCAGTTGGTGCAGCAGCTTACGTTCGATCGAAATCATCTCACGTACCAAGGCCGCACCTCTTGTGGCCGGAGTGGGTGTACCGGCAACGCTGGGAGGATCGGGAAGAGCCTGCATTCGCATCTCGTGCCGTGACTGCAGGAATCGGGCGAGGCTCTCCGGGAGATTACGTTCAGCGATAATCTCCTTCAGCGAATTTCGTGCGGCGTGCAAGATTTCGCGTCTCGCCGCGATCTCGGATTCCCGTTCGTGGACCGTTTCGGCTTGGCCGTGCTGTGCCAGATTGAGGGCCCTCACCACCATCGGCAAGGTCAGGCCGATCCCGACAAGTGTCACAAAAATCACACCGAAGGCGACAAACAGGATCAGGTCGCGGTGCGGGAAGTCGTGGCCATCCGGCAGCGTCAATGGAATGGCCAGCGCTGCCGCCAGCGAGACGACGCCTCGGATTCCGGTAAAGGAAATGATGAAAATGCGGCGCCATGAGGTGGGGTCCCGCTCCCGAACGCTCTTGCTCAGCCAGCGCGGAAGATAGCTTGCCGGGAATACCCAGACGAAGCGCGCTACAATCACGATTGCAGAGACAACGGCGATTGCAGTCAGGACTTCGATTAGCGGCAGTCCGTTGGATTTCTCCACCAACAGCCGCATCTGGAAGCCGATCAGCAGGAATAGAATGCCTTCGATCAGCCAGATCACAAGATCCCAGAAGAAGATGCCTTGCAGACGCGTTGCCGAGGAGATCAGCAATGGACCATTCCAGCTGACATAGAGGCCGCATGCGACAGTTGCGAGGACGCCCGAGCCTCCAAGATGTTCGGGCACCCAGAATGCGAGGTAGGGTGTCAGCAGCGACAGCGTGATTTCGATACGCGGCTCGTGGGCCCACTGCCGCAGGCGCAGGCTGAGCCATCCCACAGCAATGCCAAAAATCACCTCGCATATGACGATGGCAACAAATGTCTCCGTTGCCTTGACCATCGAAAATGCACTCGTACCGATGGCGACGACCGCAAAGCGATAAAGGATGAGCGCCGTGGCGTCGTTTGCCAGTCCTTCGCCTTCGAGGATCACAAGGATGCGTCGCGGTAACCCAAGCCTGCGCGCGATCGCCAACGGAGCGACGACGTCGGGCGGCGACACGATTGCGCCGAGCACGAAGCCAACGCTCAATGGCAATCCCAACACGTAGTAGGCTGCCGCCGCGACAGCGCAGGTCGTGAAGATCACGGATCCAATGGCCAGCGTCACGATCGGGCGGAGATTGAATTTGAATTCACGCCAGCTCATGGAGACGCCGGCCGAATAGATCAGCGGCGGCAACAGAACTTGCATGACGACTTCGGGCTCCAGCACGACGCGTGGCAGCCCGGGCATGAAGGCGAATGTGATGCCGACGACCATCAGGAGGATGGCCGGAGCGAGATTGAATTTCTTGGCAATCGCAGCCGTCGCGGCAAAAACCGTCAACAGAAGCAGAAAGATTTGAAATGTCGTTCCCATATGCGCGGTCCCGCTCTAGTACCCGCTTTCCGAAGTTCGTGATACGTCGCAACATCTGCCTTAACGAACTTCGGAAAGCAAAGGGTACTAGCAAAGCTATGATTCTAGTACCGCTTTCGATTTGAAGTCCCTGTCGCGCGTTTGCCGAGAGTGATGCAGGGACTTCAAATCGGCGGTACTAGATCGCGCTTGCCGCGATATTGACCATCAGTGCTAGGAGAGCCATGTTGAAAATGAAAGATACTATGCCATGGGCGATGGCCGTCCGCCGGATCGCCTTGTCCGTGATGCCGACATCCGACACCTGGGCCGTCATGCCGATGACGAATGAGAAATAGACAAAGTCCCAGTAGTCGGGCTTGTCATCGCCGGGAAACGCGAGGCCGCCGGCCTTGGCGCCGCGGTAGTATTCGTGAGCATAGTGAAGCGCAAATGTCGAATGGATCATGGACCACGACAGCACGATCGTCACGACGGCCAGAATGAGTTGCGGTGGTCGTTGGGGTTTAACACCGAGCTCCAGAACGATAGCGGCGATGCTCGCAAAGGCGGCCGCTGCTGTAAGGATGAGTATCAGGAATCGGCCGTCATCCTGAAGGCTGGCAAGCCGCTTGATCCGGGTGTGATCGCAGGACAGGAATAAGACAAGGGCCAGGACGATATAGAGCGCGATCGAGGTGTCCCACGCGACGAGAAGACGTGTCGCAAGCCTGAGATCGGTTGGCAGCACCACCATTGCGGCCAACCCGACTGCAAGCGAAATGAATAATCTTGGTCGCGCACAGATAATACGGACGGGCCTCGGCATGCGCTTAAGACGATGGAGATAGGGATCGTCCGTTTGCTTATCTGTCATGCCAAAGCATTGTTCCTTGGTCTAGTTCTGGCGCTCTGCGACAAAGCGAGAAGCTGCCCGTAGCACGTCACCCTTCGCTCCAAAAGGCGCAAGCGCGGCGTCTGCGTTTTTCAGGAGATCGCGCAAGCGCGCCTTCGCGCCATCGATGCCGAGCAGTGTGACGAAGGTGGTCTTGCCGGCGGCAGCATCTTGTCCCGCAGGCTTGCCCAGCGCTGCAGCATCGCCTTCCACGTCAAGCAGATCGTCCGCAATCTGGAATGCCTCACCGAAGGCGTGACCATAAGCGTCGAGCGCGTCGTATTGTTCCTTTGTTGCCTGTCCGAGCAGTGCGCCTGCGATACAACCATATTTCAGCAGCGCACCCGTTTTCATTTGCTGGAGCTTGGCGACATCGGGCGGCTCGCGGTCGCCAAAGCGGCCTTCGCCCGCGAGATCCATGATCTGGCCGCCAACCATGCCGCCAACGCCGGCTGCGCGCGCCAGTGCGCGTGTTAATGCAAGACGGACGCCGGCGTCGCGATGGACTTCGTCGCGGGTGATGATGTCGAAGGCCAGCGTCAACAGCGCATCGCCGGCGAGAATGGCAGTGGCATCGTCGAATTTCTTGTGCGCGGTCGGACGGCCGCGTCGCAGGTCGCTGTTGTCCATCGACGGCAGATCGTCATGGATCAGTGAGTAGCAGTGAATGCATTCGAGAGCGGCACCGGCCATGAGGGCGGATTCGCGCGAGACCCCAAACACTGCGGCGCTCTCCACGGCCAGGAACGGACGCAAGCGCTTGCCCCCGTTGAGGCTCGAATAGCGCATCGACTCGATCAGCCGCAGTGGCCGGGCAATCTCGCCTGGCAGCGGTGTATCGGACAGCAGGCGCGTCAGCAGCGCTTCGGTGTCCGCCGCCGCGGCGTCGAGACGTTTTGCAAATTCTTGGGGGGACGTGCCGGTGGTCATCAAAAACTCCAGGAGGACGCAATTTCGGCCGGACAATCGGTCATGGCATCGTCCGCGTCAATTCCGCACGAGGCTGGTCGCGAACGAGAATTTCGCGGGTGCGCCTGTTTCTGATAGCTAAATTGGACCGGATGATCGGGGGCAGGACCGAATGCGACGAGTGATCCGTGCGTTAATCCTAATTGTGTTGGGATTGGTGCTACTGCCCTACGTCCTGACGCCGCTTTACAGCACGGGTCATCCGGTTTCGACGTTGATGCTCAGCCGGTACCTGACGGGTCAGCCAGTGACGCGAAAATGGATCGATATCGACGCCATTTCGCCGGCCCTCCCGCGCTCAGTGGTAGCCGCGGAGGATGCCAAATTCTGCTTCCACCACGGCATCGACTGGAATTCGGTGCAGGAAATCATCGAGGATGCGCAGGAGGGCGAGGTGGCGCGGGGTGGATCGACCATTACCCAACAGGTCGCCAAAAACCTGTTCCTGTGGCCTGGGCGCAGCGTCATCCGAAAGGGGCTGGAATTCCCGCTGGCCCTCTGGATCGACCTCATGCTGCCCAAAAAGCGCATTCTGGAACTTTATCTCAATGTCGCGGAGCTTGGGCCAAGCGGCCAATTTGGCGCAGAAGCAGGGGCGAACTACGCATTTGGCCGCTCTGCGTCGGCGCTGTCGCCGCTGGAAGCTGCGACCTTGGCATCGATTTTACCTAATCCGGTGACCCGAAGTGCCCGCCGGCCCGGCCCCGGGGTCAGGCGGCTGGCTGGAACCTACTTGGTGCGAGCCCAGTCGTCTGAAATCTCGAATTGTTGGGACCGGAATCATTGATTTTGGGCCATTTTAACGCATTTTGGAGCTCCGGGTGGTCTAGCTTTCGTGGCCGCCTTCCTCTATAAGCGCGACCTCAATCCGGATTTTTGGAAAAGCCCCCGCCCGGCGGGTGAGCCTTGATTTAAAGGACGACGACCCCATGGCCGTTCCACGCAGGAAAACCTCGCCGTCGCGCCGCGGTATGCGCCGCTCGGCTGACGCGCTGAAGAAGCCAACCTATGTTGAAGATAAGGACTCGGGTGAATTGCGCCGTCCGCACCATCTCGACCTGAAGACCGGCATGTATAAGGGCCGTCAGGTTCTGAAGGTCAAGAAGGACGCCTGATCTTTCCAGCCGCGCCGCCTTCGGGCGGCGTTGGGTTGATGTTGGCCGGGGAAGCGCGCGATGCGGGCTTCTCAGAACGCCATACATCCGTGTGACGAGCGCGTTTCCAACAACGGCCCTGTAGAGAGCTTGCCGATGTCTATGATCGGTTTTCCGCTGCTTCTCATCCCGCTCGCGATCTACAACATCTTCGTTTTTCTGATGCCCGGCGTGGCTTTCACCTCGCCGATCGTCAGCGTGACTCTGATGTCCGGCGTGACCTGGACCGTGACCTTCGGTGATGCGCTGTTGGCGCTTGCCATGCTGCTCCTGATGTTCGAGGTCATTAAAGCAGCGCGC from Nitrobacteraceae bacterium AZCC 1564 includes these protein-coding regions:
- a CDS encoding farnesyl diphosphate synthase (product_source=KO:K00795; cath_funfam=1.10.600.10; cog=COG0142; ko=KO:K00795; pfam=PF00348; superfamily=48576) → MTTGTSPQEFAKRLDAAAADTEALLTRLLSDTPLPGEIARPLRLIESMRYSSLNGGKRLRPFLAVESAAVFGVSRESALMAGAALECIHCYSLIHDDLPSMDNSDLRRGRPTAHKKFDDATAILAGDALLTLAFDIITRDEVHRDAGVRLALTRALARAAGVGGMVGGQIMDLAGEGRFGDREPPDVAKLQQMKTGALLKYGCIAGALLGQATKEQYDALDAYGHAFGEAFQIADDLLDVEGDAAALGKPAGQDAAAGKTTFVTLLGIDGAKARLRDLLKNADAALAPFGAKGDVLRAASRFVAERQN
- a CDS encoding monofunctional biosynthetic peptidoglycan transglycosylase (product_source=KO:K03814; cath_funfam=1.10.3810.10; cog=COG0744; ko=KO:K03814; pfam=PF00912; superfamily=53955; tigrfam=TIGR02070; transmembrane_helix_parts=Inside_1_6,TMhelix_7_29,Outside_30_224), with translation MRRVIRALILIVLGLVLLPYVLTPLYSTGHPVSTLMLSRYLTGQPVTRKWIDIDAISPALPRSVVAAEDAKFCFHHGIDWNSVQEIIEDAQEGEVARGGSTITQQVAKNLFLWPGRSVIRKGLEFPLALWIDLMLPKKRILELYLNVAELGPSGQFGAEAGANYAFGRSASALSPLEAATLASILPNPVTRSARRPGPGVRRLAGTYLVRAQSSEISNCWDRNH
- a CDS encoding large subunit ribosomal protein L32 (product_source=KO:K02911; cog=COG0333; ko=KO:K02911; pfam=PF01783; superfamily=57829; tigrfam=TIGR01031), whose translation is MAVPRRKTSPSRRGMRRSADALKKPTYVEDKDSGELRRPHHLDLKTGMYKGRQVLKVKKDA